TGGTTATACATACACATGACCTTCAATTGTAAGTTTATATTTGTTCTCATAAATAGAACAAACCGGGGCATGAATGCTTCATTTTTCCAAAGAGAATTTCAGGACTTTCAATTGTAAGTCCATATTTGTATTCATATGGATTACGGATTTTCCAAAGAGCATCATCATCGTCATTTCTGTTAAGTGGGTCATGAATGCTTCgtttttttataatttttcatCTGACAAATGTGAGTTATGATGAGTTTACAAGAGCACTTTAGTAGGATTTGTTAGGGTAAATTGATCATCAAAGCTTCTACTTTTACAAAATGAACAAGTCATCAAAGGTAAACAACAAGCAGTAATAGGATGTCCAAACAGCTCAAAACGaaaaatggtaaaaaaaaaaatgaaacctaTGTAACAGAGTACAAGATGAGAGATTAGTTGATAAGCACGTTGAACATAATAACTTACCGAGTCCAATTGCATCTGAACCTTTCATGATCCTGAGCCTACGGCAGGAGTCAGCAAACATCCTGCAATTGTATCAAACAAATTAGTATAACTAAATTTTGTGCTTATTGTAGAAAAACAAGTCACAGGATCTGATCAGTATTTATTTTCCAATTTGTTGCTGCTTTGCGAAAGAGGGTTCTTTACCCTGTTTGACCCAATTTTTAGAGCCAAGATCAAGCACTCAAAACTCCCAAGTCCCTAGCTCGAAGAACACATTCTGGTGATATTTTGCGTTGCTCAGATAAAGAATTAAGATCAGTGTACTCACTCCCATGGAACGTCGCCAACGAGCATCCAGTCTCCATCCTTGTCTTCAAAAGTCAGCACATACTCGCCATCCTTACGGTTCTCAGATAAAGCATCCTTGCCTGATATGGCACAGCCATAAAGACTAACCTGTAAGgccaaataaaacaaacagAAGAACCTCTTCTTGCACTAAAATTTGTATTGAAAATGCATACACCTTATCCCCACTATCTATTGTATTGCAAGGAATTGAAACCAAAGGACACAACCGAGTAAGAAATGATTGAATTCCAcaaagacattttttaggaaaatgGCACATGCGAATTAAATAAACATAACATGCCAACATGCCATCTATATTGATCAAATGGCTTTGCCAGGCTTTAATAAtatatggctgtgtgcatcagtcGATACAGAGGCCGGCGGTTatcctccttttcaaaaaaaatctatattgATCAATATTCAGAGATATTAGTCTCGTATGGTTTATAGATACACTAAATATACAGATAAATTGAACCTGTTTTATTTTATCATGCAAGAAATACTATTGGAAAGATACACCATAACAATGTAACCAGAGTATAAACAATGAGGTCCCTTCTCTGCTACGGAAAAAAAAGGTCCTTAAGAAGTAAAATGAATCTTAATCCTCTCGCAAGGAATAGACAAGTCACCAAAGTATGCCAAACAAAAGAGAAGCACTCAATTTTTCTAAGTTTTATTGATCCTAAAATTACTGGGAACTAGCATATACTCAGCTTAATAGTTCTTCATCATAATCAAATATGTTGCTTTCTAAAGGCACAAACGATGCTCTATGAACAACATTAATATCAACAGGAGTGTACGATCGCAGAATCAGAGAGCAAGCAGAGACATCTCACCAGTTGTGAAGCCGATGAACATCTTCTCGAGCGCGGTGGACAGGTCCTTGTAGTTCTTGTATGTCTTGAGGTCGACCTTCCTCAGGTACGGTGCGCCATCCATGCTGACCTTGACGTAGAGGAACCCCTGACCCTGCTTGGCATCGGCGTCCTCCTTGCTGCTCTTCAGCTGGTTGGTCGCCATAGTGTTCTTGCGGTAGCTCCGGATTGGTGGCCATCCCACCACCTGAGCCCTGCACAATTTTACCAACACATTAATAGGAAATGATAGATCACTATGTGCTCCCCTGGCATGGGAACAAAGAGCAAATTATAAGATCAGGAAAATATATCAACCAATAGTCATAGCAGATCAAAAGTTCCTGAATAAATTGCAACCGAAAGATAAATAAAAAAGTTATAAAGGTCGGCATAAAAGCAATTGAGAACAAAAATAAGCAATaaagctaaaaaaaatagaaggaGAAAAGGGGCAATTTTGTAAAGTTGAGCAAGAAAAATAAGTGAAATTTTAAAGGAACTACTTGCCCGAagccattttttttcctccaacaCAAATTCCAACCCCTGAAAAATccaaattctaacaaaaaACCATGCAAAGGAAATCAGAACCAAGAAGCCAGGAAAGAGCCTCTTGACAAAATTTTCAACCCATGTTTCAATTTCTAAGTTTGCTTCCTTACAAATCTAGCAAAAAGTAAACAAATCCGCTAGTAAAACACTTGCGCCTGTTTCATACTAGCAAGTCGTAATATTCAAAAAGATTGCCCACCACCAAAGGAATATCGAAATTCCCCCGAACACCCCAAAATTCCGTAATTTGCAACCCGTTCTCTCCGTCAGCCCCAAGAACAAGAACTTGAAGAAGAACACCCTCGAGATTCGAGAAGCCCAAGATTTCTTCCCACAATCCATAACTCCACCTACTTCGCGGCCGGCTGCGGCGTTGCGGTCACTTTCttgtcctcttcttcctccgccacCTTCTTGCCCTtgccggcagcagcggcgggcggcggtgaaGGCACCTCGTCGGAGAATCCGCGCTTGGCGCCCTTGGTGGGGAGCAGCTCTAGGGTGGTGGCAGCCGCGGCAGCAACGCGGCGTTCCGGCGACTCGGAACCCGGTAGACCGAGGCGGAGCTCGGTGCCCTTCAGGTCGtcggtggccgctgccggcggcgagaggCCTATGTAGTCGAGCTCGAGTGGGGGCGACATGGGGAGCAGCAGGACATGAACCGGACTACCGGAAGGTGGGGAAGGGGAGAGGTGAGCTGTGAGTCAGGCCAGAGGTGTGAGAAGTGGGTGTCTGCAGAGTGCGAGAGAGAGACTGGGAGTGGCAGGGTAGAGGTGAAGCTTCCTTTAGCCCAGCTGGGTTGCTCCACTTTGGGTTAGTGGTTAGTGATTACTCCTGAAACATACTCCGGTACTCGCAAGTGTTTACTCCTTGGGTGTTACGGAGTACTTTTTTAATTAGAAAAacgtgcattttttttataaaaaaaaggcatgcCTCCGGGTTCTATTATAAAATTACTAGCAAAAGACCGCGCGTTTGCTACGATaacagaaaattgtatcagAACGTCAAATTAATTGCCTCAGGCTCATCCTATCGCCGTCCAAGTCCCGTGTGAAGTCGCCGGcgcgcacgagccggtggaggcggcggtcggggccTGCGACGGATCTGCGGGTCCGCAGCCACCTTCCTCACATGGACGACACCGACG
The Brachypodium distachyon strain Bd21 chromosome 2, Brachypodium_distachyon_v3.0, whole genome shotgun sequence genome window above contains:
- the LOC100839395 gene encoding auxin-responsive protein IAA17; this encodes MSPPLELDYIGLSPPAAATDDLKGTELRLGLPGSESPERRVAAAAATTLELLPTKGAKRGFSDEVPSPPPAAAAGKGKKVAEEEEDKKVTATPQPAAKAQVVGWPPIRSYRKNTMATNQLKSSKEDADAKQGQGFLYVKVSMDGAPYLRKVDLKTYKNYKDLSTALEKMFIGFTTGKDALSENRKDGEYVLTFEDKDGDWMLVGDVPWEMFADSCRRLRIMKGSDAIGLAPRAVEKSKNRN